Proteins encoded by one window of Cellvibrio sp. KY-GH-1:
- a CDS encoding helix-turn-helix transcriptional regulator — MPQINSLLVTLKKTLKSHGLTYAQVATHLDLTEASVKRLFSEQQISLQRLEQICQLMQMEISDLVQLMNDQQPQLQQLTQEQEEEITRDITLLLITVCVLNRWTLEEILEWYKLSESECLKKLIRLDKLNIIELLPKNKIKLRVANNFGWREGGPIQRFFQDKLAQEFFNSRFEGNDECLLVLNGMLSPASNLEFQRKLKRFAREFEELNQQDSSLPLEKRNGVSVVFAIRNWRYGLFKPLLKR; from the coding sequence ATGCCGCAGATCAATAGCCTGCTAGTTACCCTGAAAAAGACCCTAAAAAGCCACGGCCTGACCTATGCTCAGGTCGCGACACACCTGGACCTAACCGAGGCCAGCGTGAAGCGATTGTTTTCCGAACAGCAAATTTCCCTGCAGCGACTGGAGCAGATTTGCCAGCTAATGCAAATGGAGATTTCGGATTTGGTGCAGCTGATGAATGACCAGCAGCCGCAATTGCAGCAGCTCACTCAAGAGCAGGAAGAGGAGATCACCCGGGATATAACACTGCTGCTAATTACCGTATGTGTGCTCAACCGCTGGACCCTGGAAGAAATTCTGGAGTGGTACAAACTCAGCGAAAGCGAATGCCTGAAAAAACTTATCCGCTTGGATAAATTAAATATCATCGAGCTGCTGCCCAAAAATAAAATCAAACTGCGTGTGGCCAACAATTTTGGTTGGCGCGAAGGCGGGCCAATCCAGCGTTTCTTTCAGGATAAATTAGCGCAAGAGTTTTTTAACTCACGCTTTGAAGGAAATGATGAATGCCTGTTGGTATTGAATGGCATGCTCTCGCCCGCCAGCAATTTGGAGTTCCAACGAAAACTAAAACGATTTGCACGTGAGTTTGAAGAATTAAATCAGCAAGACAGCAGTTTGCCGCTGGAAAAACGCAACGGTGTCAGCGTCGTATTTGCGATTCGCAATTGGCGCTACGGATTATTTAAACCCTTGCTAAAGAGATAA
- a CDS encoding acyl-[ACP]--phospholipid O-acyltransferase — translation MLPLFRIKGFMPYLLVLFVNAFIDLGHKIVIQNTVFKIYDGNTQVILTALVNALILIPFILLFSPAGFISDKYAKHKVMQYSAWAELAAVLIIVLAYYQGWFWLAFAMTLILGIQAAIYSPAKYGYIRELVGDNNLASANGLVQALTIISILGSTFVFSALFEIFLKDVVITDANSIIAHIAPLSWALVAFTLIELWMAYQLPNRQGETQKHTQTFKVGKYLSGGYLGQNLKTLGAKRAIWLSIVGLTMFWAISQAVLASFPAFAKDVLHENNTLVIQGILACTGIGIVIGSLVAGKLSKNYIELGLIPIGALGFALLLGLLPALDSRFGMAMTFMGLGVLGGLFIIPLNSLIQYHANADEAGTVLAGNNWVQNIGMIAFLGLTMLLASIGLSSAQLFIVLMLVALAGAVFTVYELPHSLTRIGAAFLVQGKYKVSVVGFDNLPKTGGVLLLGNHISWIDWAMVQIACPRPVRFVMLRSIYEQWYLKPIFKFFGVIPISAGQSKESLEKINELLIAGEVVCLFPEGAISRTGSLGLFRTGYERVVEGVEGVIVPFYLHGLWGSRLSRARSEKLRRNTARGLRREVVVTFGKSLPMDTKAEQLKQKVFELSFDAWEHQSQEFDPIPLAYIRSAKEHLGATCVIDTNGTELTNAKMLAATVAFAQQMRKLDREQNVAILLPASSAAVIANMAVLLNGQTAVNVNFTTSIAAIQAGVKNAAIKTVYTSEKFIDKLNGRGIDTTAMLQGMNVVYLEQLKEQLSKFRFIAGFIAAHILPAYGFYRVFGKKVNVNDPAAILFSSGSEGTPKGIVLSHRNFMANIKQISDVLKTRDDDVVMGSLPPFHSFGLTVTTFLPLIEGIPVVCHPDPTDVVNIAKAISRNKVTVMCATATFLRLYSKNKKVQSLMLESLRVVVAGAEKLAPEVREEFQQRFNKIIYEGYGATETTPVASVNIPDQLDSNDWHVQLGTKLGTVGLPLPGCSFRVVDPVSMQTLPVGEDGLILISGTQVMLGYLNDPEKTQSVIVELDGRRWYKTGDKGHLDADGFLTIVDRYSRFAKLGGEMISLGAVEQEIKKVVSEPDVELVAVNIPDEKKGEQIVLLTTLAIDASELRQRLLAINSNPMMIPAQVHHCDVIPKLGSGKTDFSAAKQLALSLAQLQSVTSE, via the coding sequence GTGCTGCCATTGTTCCGCATTAAAGGTTTTATGCCTTACCTGCTGGTGTTGTTTGTAAATGCCTTTATCGATTTGGGTCACAAAATTGTGATTCAAAATACGGTATTTAAAATATACGACGGCAATACCCAGGTTATTTTAACGGCGTTGGTCAACGCGCTGATTTTAATTCCGTTTATTTTATTATTTTCCCCCGCCGGATTTATTTCCGATAAATACGCCAAGCACAAAGTCATGCAGTACAGCGCCTGGGCTGAGTTAGCGGCGGTGCTAATTATTGTGTTGGCCTATTACCAGGGTTGGTTTTGGCTCGCGTTTGCGATGACGCTTATTCTTGGTATTCAAGCCGCAATTTATTCGCCGGCAAAATATGGCTATATCCGCGAATTAGTTGGCGATAATAATCTCGCCAGTGCCAATGGCTTGGTGCAAGCGCTAACTATTATTTCCATCCTCGGCAGTACCTTCGTGTTCTCGGCGCTGTTTGAAATTTTCTTGAAAGATGTCGTGATCACCGATGCTAATTCCATCATTGCGCACATTGCCCCGTTAAGTTGGGCGCTGGTGGCGTTCACTCTAATTGAGTTATGGATGGCTTACCAATTGCCCAATCGCCAGGGTGAAACTCAAAAACATACTCAAACCTTCAAGGTGGGTAAATATTTAAGTGGTGGGTACCTTGGTCAGAATTTAAAAACCCTTGGTGCCAAACGTGCCATCTGGTTGTCCATCGTTGGCCTTACCATGTTCTGGGCGATTTCCCAAGCGGTGTTGGCTTCCTTCCCGGCGTTCGCCAAAGATGTTCTCCATGAAAATAACACCCTGGTGATTCAAGGTATTCTCGCCTGTACCGGTATCGGTATTGTCATTGGTTCCTTAGTGGCTGGTAAGTTATCGAAAAATTATATTGAGTTGGGTTTGATTCCAATCGGCGCGCTGGGTTTTGCTTTACTGCTTGGCCTATTGCCTGCGCTCGATTCACGTTTCGGCATGGCCATGACATTTATGGGCTTAGGTGTGCTCGGTGGGTTATTTATTATTCCGCTGAACTCCTTGATTCAATATCACGCCAACGCCGATGAGGCAGGCACTGTGTTGGCCGGTAATAACTGGGTCCAAAATATCGGCATGATTGCCTTCCTTGGCTTAACCATGCTGCTCGCCAGTATCGGGCTTTCCTCCGCGCAGCTTTTTATCGTGTTAATGCTGGTGGCGTTGGCGGGCGCTGTCTTTACCGTTTACGAATTGCCACATTCATTAACCCGTATCGGCGCTGCGTTTTTGGTGCAAGGTAAATATAAAGTAAGCGTCGTGGGGTTTGATAATTTACCCAAAACCGGCGGCGTGTTGCTGTTGGGTAATCACATCAGCTGGATCGATTGGGCCATGGTGCAAATTGCTTGCCCGCGTCCGGTTCGCTTTGTGATGCTTCGCTCCATTTACGAACAGTGGTACTTAAAACCTATCTTTAAATTCTTCGGCGTGATTCCGATCAGTGCTGGCCAAAGCAAGGAATCACTGGAAAAAATTAACGAGTTATTGATCGCCGGTGAAGTGGTGTGTTTGTTCCCGGAAGGTGCCATTAGTCGTACAGGTTCACTGGGTTTATTTCGCACCGGCTATGAACGCGTTGTAGAAGGGGTCGAAGGCGTTATCGTTCCCTTTTATTTGCATGGCTTGTGGGGTAGCCGTTTGTCACGCGCACGCAGTGAAAAATTGCGCAGAAATACCGCGCGCGGTCTGCGTCGTGAAGTGGTAGTAACCTTTGGCAAGTCGCTGCCGATGGACACCAAAGCCGAACAGTTAAAACAAAAAGTATTCGAGCTTTCGTTTGATGCCTGGGAGCACCAGAGCCAGGAATTTGACCCCATTCCCTTGGCCTATATTCGTTCTGCCAAAGAGCATTTGGGCGCAACATGCGTGATCGATACCAACGGCACTGAATTAACCAATGCCAAAATGCTCGCCGCAACCGTGGCATTCGCGCAGCAAATGCGTAAATTGGATCGTGAACAAAATGTAGCAATTCTATTGCCCGCCAGCAGCGCGGCGGTAATCGCTAATATGGCCGTGCTGCTGAATGGCCAAACCGCCGTCAATGTGAATTTCACCACCAGTATCGCGGCGATTCAGGCCGGGGTGAAAAATGCGGCGATTAAAACCGTTTATACCTCGGAAAAATTTATCGATAAATTAAATGGTCGCGGAATAGATACCACAGCAATGTTGCAAGGTATGAATGTTGTTTATCTGGAACAATTGAAAGAGCAGTTATCCAAATTCCGTTTTATTGCCGGATTTATCGCAGCGCATATTTTACCTGCTTATGGGTTCTATCGCGTCTTTGGTAAAAAAGTTAACGTGAATGATCCCGCAGCCATATTATTTTCCAGCGGTAGTGAAGGAACACCCAAAGGTATTGTGCTCAGTCATCGCAACTTTATGGCCAATATCAAACAAATTAGCGATGTACTAAAAACCCGCGATGATGATGTGGTTATGGGCAGCCTCCCACCGTTCCACTCCTTCGGTTTAACCGTAACGACATTCCTGCCGTTAATTGAAGGTATCCCGGTTGTGTGTCATCCAGACCCGACGGATGTTGTGAATATTGCTAAAGCCATCTCTCGTAACAAAGTTACCGTCATGTGCGCAACCGCAACCTTCTTACGCCTGTACAGCAAAAATAAAAAAGTGCAGTCACTCATGTTGGAGTCGTTGCGTGTGGTAGTGGCGGGTGCAGAAAAATTGGCACCGGAAGTACGTGAGGAATTCCAGCAACGCTTTAATAAAATTATTTACGAAGGTTATGGTGCAACTGAAACGACACCCGTAGCCAGCGTCAATATTCCTGATCAACTCGATTCTAACGATTGGCATGTGCAGCTGGGTACCAAGTTGGGTACGGTTGGCTTACCGTTACCGGGTTGTTCCTTCCGCGTAGTTGATCCAGTGAGTATGCAAACCCTGCCGGTAGGTGAGGATGGTTTGATATTAATTTCCGGCACCCAAGTAATGCTTGGCTATCTAAATGACCCAGAGAAAACGCAATCAGTCATTGTCGAGCTGGATGGGCGCCGTTGGTATAAAACCGGTGATAAAGGCCACCTTGATGCCGATGGTTTCTTAACCATTGTCGATCGCTATTCGCGCTTTGCAAAACTAGGTGGCGAGATGATTAGCCTGGGCGCTGTTGAGCAAGAAATTAAAAAGGTAGTTTCCGAGCCGGATGTAGAACTGGTGGCCGTTAATATTCCTGACGAGAAAAAAGGCGAGCAAATTGTATTGCTGACTACGCTGGCAATAGACGCGAGTGAATTACGCCAGCGTTTATTGGCGATCAATAGTAACCCCATGATGATTCCTGCTCAGGTACATCATTGTGATGTTATTCCCAAGTTAGGTAGCGGCAAAACAGATTTTAGTGCAGCGAAACAATTGGCATTAAGTCTCGCCCAGCTCCAGTCCGTAACTTCTGAATAA
- the rhlP gene encoding rhombotarget lipoprotein (RhlP (RHombo-target LipoProtein) is a family of predicted lipoproteins that, in general, co-occurs with a form of rhombosortase, and that has an apparent cleavage site for that enzyme, a GlyGly motif, near the C-terminus.): MNKLRVLSLSCLLLLGLGGCASQQIGSKSSVVEYLYPKEDAPVIQPSIPVLKLPIKLGVAFVPEQASLGGGTNFWTGRSIGSEGLTEAKKMDILEKIASHFKAQKFIGEIQTIPSAYLTPGGSFTNLDQIKTMYGVDVIALVSYDQVQFTDEGMLSLSYWTIVGAYLISGQKNDTNTLIDTVVYDIESRKMLFRAPGTSIVKGRSTPVNLTEELRDDSVKGFELSTNEMIKNLDMQLAAFREKAKQRPEEIKVVRSSGYSGGGGAMEWVLILLLGSLLFTRRRNKSIVGK; the protein is encoded by the coding sequence GTGAATAAATTACGCGTTCTGAGTTTAAGTTGTTTGCTGTTATTAGGATTGGGCGGCTGCGCCAGTCAGCAGATCGGCAGCAAAAGTAGTGTGGTGGAATATCTGTATCCGAAAGAAGATGCTCCGGTTATCCAGCCGTCTATTCCTGTGCTTAAACTGCCAATTAAATTGGGTGTCGCCTTTGTGCCGGAGCAAGCAAGTCTTGGCGGCGGAACCAATTTCTGGACCGGGCGTAGCATTGGCTCGGAAGGATTAACAGAAGCCAAAAAAATGGACATTCTTGAAAAAATAGCCAGCCATTTTAAAGCGCAAAAATTTATCGGCGAGATCCAGACAATTCCATCCGCGTACCTGACACCAGGTGGCAGCTTTACCAATCTTGATCAAATCAAAACTATGTACGGCGTTGATGTGATTGCTCTGGTTTCCTATGATCAGGTGCAATTTACGGATGAGGGCATGTTGTCCCTGAGTTATTGGACCATCGTAGGTGCGTATCTGATCTCCGGGCAAAAAAATGATACCAATACACTGATCGATACGGTGGTTTATGACATTGAAAGTCGCAAGATGTTATTCCGTGCTCCCGGTACCAGTATCGTAAAAGGTCGCTCGACCCCGGTTAATCTTACTGAAGAATTGCGCGATGACAGTGTTAAGGGGTTTGAGCTATCAACCAATGAAATGATTAAAAACCTGGATATGCAGTTGGCTGCATTTCGTGAAAAAGCCAAACAACGCCCGGAAGAAATTAAAGTGGTTCGCTCATCGGGTTATTCTGGCGGCGGCGGAGCTATGGAGTGGGTGTTAATACTGTTGCTCGGCTCGCTGTTGTTCACCCGCCGTCGTAATAAATCGATTGTGGGCAAATAG
- a CDS encoding amidohydrolase family protein encodes MLGSIHKLVRAFIFQLVVVFISPVIFAHDRDVKPAGKTIIDFHAHIAGLGYGNSGCFVNEKMRNNFRFPFYLMAMGVSHKELREQGDAIVFKKISDAVANSSSVNKTVILAMDGVIDAEGNLDKQLTQIYVPNDYVYEQTQKYPNLLYAASINPYRKDAIQRLEQAKAKGAVLIKWLPSIMYIDPADPTLIPFYQKMIELDMPLLTHTGMEKSFSSARDELADPQKLTLPLSMGVTVIAAHIATTGKSHGEDNFERILPMFKQYPTLYGDISSLTQVNKLGFMRKVVTAPELQGRLIYGTDWPLQFFPLVSAWYHLGDINLKQALAISRIRNQWDRDVALKKAMGIQDEVFADGTRVLM; translated from the coding sequence ATGTTAGGTTCAATTCATAAATTGGTACGGGCTTTTATTTTTCAGTTGGTTGTTGTGTTCATTAGTCCGGTGATTTTCGCTCATGACCGCGATGTTAAACCTGCTGGAAAAACCATTATCGATTTCCATGCCCACATTGCAGGCTTGGGGTATGGTAATTCTGGCTGTTTTGTTAACGAAAAAATGCGCAACAATTTTCGCTTCCCGTTTTATTTAATGGCTATGGGCGTAAGCCATAAAGAGCTGCGCGAGCAGGGTGATGCGATTGTGTTTAAAAAAATTAGCGACGCTGTTGCTAATTCCTCCAGTGTGAATAAAACCGTTATTTTGGCGATGGACGGAGTGATTGATGCTGAAGGTAATCTGGATAAACAATTAACCCAGATTTATGTACCTAACGATTATGTGTATGAGCAAACACAGAAGTATCCCAATCTGCTCTACGCGGCGAGCATTAATCCCTACCGTAAAGATGCTATCCAGCGTCTGGAGCAGGCCAAGGCGAAGGGCGCGGTGTTAATTAAATGGTTGCCATCGATTATGTATATCGACCCTGCTGACCCAACGTTGATTCCGTTTTATCAAAAAATGATTGAACTGGATATGCCGCTGTTAACGCACACTGGCATGGAAAAATCCTTCAGCAGTGCGCGCGATGAATTGGCCGATCCACAAAAATTGACGCTGCCGTTATCCATGGGCGTAACCGTAATCGCCGCGCATATTGCAACAACGGGTAAATCCCACGGTGAGGATAATTTTGAGCGTATCTTACCAATGTTTAAGCAGTATCCGACGCTCTACGGTGATATCTCCAGTTTAACGCAAGTGAATAAACTGGGCTTTATGCGCAAGGTGGTTACTGCGCCGGAATTGCAGGGGCGTTTGATTTACGGCACCGATTGGCCTCTGCAATTTTTCCCTCTGGTGTCGGCCTGGTATCACCTGGGCGATATTAATCTTAAACAGGCTCTCGCGATTTCGCGCATTCGTAACCAGTGGGATAGGGATGTCGCCTTGAAAAAAGCGATGGGTATTCAGGATGAAGTATTTGCAGATGGGACGCGCGTACTAATGTAG
- the djlA gene encoding co-chaperone DjlA encodes MSDKSQIIRTAFLKAVFSLLGYVAHSDGQINRHEIKRVKIHMKKMNLSELEQRKALYLFKSGTRPDFNASQTIKEFRLTTTPKLVQILLVHLITMARADGGLVKKELHAILWLARELGYKSVVFNHLLRMIYTQDQITRINTPGANEPHQHTYTAPPKSQTTSDQTYSHSGKNSTHNQPGHQSADLQAAYHTLGVNAGMTEEEIRKAFKKLASQYHPDKLASQGLTQEQLQSTTEQFKKFLAAYEFIKRYRSMYAAPAN; translated from the coding sequence ATGTCCGACAAGAGCCAAATAATTCGCACAGCATTCCTAAAGGCAGTATTTAGCCTTTTGGGATATGTGGCCCATAGCGATGGGCAGATTAATCGCCACGAAATAAAGCGCGTTAAAATTCATATGAAAAAAATGAATTTATCGGAACTGGAACAACGCAAGGCACTTTATTTATTCAAATCCGGCACGCGGCCAGACTTCAACGCCAGCCAGACGATAAAAGAATTTCGGCTGACGACAACGCCAAAACTGGTGCAGATATTGTTGGTGCATTTAATTACCATGGCGCGTGCCGATGGCGGTTTAGTAAAAAAAGAGTTGCATGCAATACTGTGGCTAGCGCGGGAGCTGGGCTACAAAAGTGTGGTGTTTAATCATTTGCTGCGCATGATTTACACACAGGATCAAATAACCCGAATCAACACACCCGGTGCCAACGAACCGCATCAACACACTTACACGGCGCCGCCCAAATCACAGACCACCAGCGACCAAACCTACAGCCACTCAGGAAAAAATAGCACCCACAATCAGCCGGGCCACCAAAGCGCCGATTTACAAGCGGCTTACCATACACTCGGCGTAAATGCAGGAATGACTGAAGAAGAAATTCGCAAAGCGTTTAAAAAGCTGGCTAGCCAATACCACCCGGATAAATTGGCCAGCCAGGGCTTAACCCAGGAGCAATTGCAAAGCACAACTGAACAATTTAAAAAATTTCTCGCTGCCTACGAGTTTATTAAACGTTACAGATCTATGTATGCGGCGCCGGCCAATTAA
- a CDS encoding bifunctional UDP-sugar hydrolase/5'-nucleotidase: MKLINQLLALLCIPASSCAVFATEVPVKIIAFNDFHGQLEAPGNLRANAATASPTIPVGGVEWMAGYVDFLKAQNPNNVVVSAGDLIGATPLISALFHDEPTIEAMNRLGLEFNAVGNHEFDEGRAELLRMQNGGCHPVDANSCQGAVVGTPVPFEGADFSFLAANVLDTSNRNTLFAPYAIKTFGKVRVAFIGMTLKETPTIVSPSGVAGLEFTDEATAVNALIPKLRARGVKAVVVLIHQGGTQPVTQAADTINSCVGGLSGTPVESIVNRLHDEVDLVISGHTHQAYNCRVKNSAGRSISVTSANSIGRVLTDINLTINDRSGDITAINAQNKLVDRSATGVVPNAEIAALVSKYRTLAMPIANRVIGDITAAMPDSGINSAGESALGDVIADAQLQATASAEKGNARVAFMNPGGIRSPGLLYTSSAAGEGDGKVTYGEVFTVQPFGNSLTTLTLTGEQMHILLEQQFTGCHAGNAPAEWNYPATDTTGQAFNRILQISAGFTYSWSAAGAACDKVARESIQLNGIEINPLQSYRITVNNFLADGGDKFYVLAKGTQRLGGAQDVDALEAYFKNTANDADSSQPGVQIAPGPQNRINRLN, from the coding sequence ATGAAACTGATCAATCAATTACTCGCACTGCTGTGCATCCCCGCTAGCTCTTGCGCTGTATTCGCCACTGAAGTTCCAGTGAAAATTATCGCGTTTAATGATTTTCATGGGCAGCTGGAAGCACCCGGTAATTTGCGCGCAAATGCGGCCACGGCATCGCCCACCATTCCGGTGGGCGGCGTTGAGTGGATGGCAGGTTATGTGGATTTCCTGAAGGCGCAGAACCCCAACAATGTCGTTGTTTCTGCGGGCGATTTAATTGGCGCGACGCCGTTAATTTCTGCCTTGTTTCACGATGAGCCAACCATTGAAGCGATGAATCGCTTGGGGTTGGAATTTAATGCCGTGGGCAACCACGAATTTGATGAAGGCCGCGCGGAGTTATTGCGCATGCAAAACGGCGGCTGCCACCCGGTGGATGCCAATTCTTGCCAGGGCGCGGTAGTAGGAACACCGGTTCCCTTTGAAGGTGCAGACTTTTCATTTCTCGCGGCGAATGTGTTGGATACCAGTAATCGCAACACCCTGTTCGCGCCCTACGCGATAAAAACCTTTGGCAAAGTTCGCGTTGCGTTTATTGGAATGACCTTGAAAGAAACTCCGACCATCGTTTCTCCCAGCGGCGTTGCCGGCCTGGAATTTACCGATGAAGCCACAGCAGTGAATGCGCTCATCCCCAAATTGCGCGCACGCGGCGTGAAAGCTGTGGTGGTACTTATTCATCAAGGCGGAACACAGCCAGTTACGCAAGCAGCAGATACCATCAATTCCTGTGTGGGCGGATTATCCGGCACACCGGTCGAATCCATTGTGAATCGTTTGCATGACGAAGTGGATCTGGTGATTTCTGGTCACACCCATCAAGCCTATAACTGCCGGGTAAAAAATAGCGCAGGTCGTTCCATTTCGGTGACCAGTGCCAACAGCATTGGCCGGGTACTCACCGACATCAACCTGACCATCAACGACAGATCCGGAGACATCACCGCGATTAATGCGCAAAATAAACTTGTGGATCGCTCTGCGACTGGCGTAGTACCCAATGCGGAAATCGCCGCGCTGGTCAGCAAATACCGCACGCTTGCCATGCCTATTGCCAACCGGGTGATCGGCGATATTACCGCCGCCATGCCGGACTCCGGCATTAACAGCGCGGGCGAATCTGCATTGGGTGATGTAATTGCCGATGCACAATTGCAAGCCACCGCCAGTGCAGAAAAAGGCAATGCGCGCGTTGCATTTATGAACCCCGGCGGTATTCGTTCGCCCGGTTTGTTGTATACCTCAAGCGCCGCAGGGGAAGGTGATGGCAAGGTGACTTACGGCGAAGTATTTACCGTACAACCCTTTGGCAATAGCCTCACAACACTGACCTTAACCGGCGAACAAATGCATATTTTATTGGAGCAGCAATTCACCGGTTGCCACGCGGGCAATGCGCCAGCGGAATGGAATTACCCGGCAACGGATACCACCGGCCAAGCGTTTAACCGCATTCTGCAAATTTCAGCGGGATTTACTTACAGCTGGTCTGCCGCCGGCGCCGCATGCGATAAAGTTGCGCGCGAATCTATTCAACTCAATGGAATTGAAATTAACCCATTGCAGAGCTATCGCATTACTGTGAATAATTTTCTGGCAGACGGCGGCGACAAATTTTACGTACTCGCTAAAGGCACCCAACGCCTGGGCGGCGCGCAAGATGTCGATGCGTTGGAAGCGTATTTTAAAAACACAGCGAACGACGCGGATTCCTCCCAACCCGGAGTGCAAATTGCGCCCGGCCCGCAAAACCGAATCAATCGTTTGAATTAA
- a CDS encoding PEP-CTERM sorting domain-containing protein yields MRRFLVLVSSVLFSAIAAHASATEIIPGTGNWYLFDVDPLIAQSGNTEWVDAQSDAPLGYVGDGSALVFSFSLLKSSYLNIVDAGIAGDMFSVVINGKKFATSSVAADSSNFAGIDADYAWSLAEFSRLRLQLEPGTYTVSGFLQQSAQDEMGLPYMATVGALQIVEADEPGAILLIGFGLLAFGLRRQYALRATNNPGVSL; encoded by the coding sequence GGTTTCCAGCGTTTTATTCAGTGCTATTGCCGCTCATGCGAGCGCGACAGAAATTATTCCGGGTACCGGTAATTGGTATTTATTTGATGTTGATCCGCTCATCGCGCAATCGGGAAATACCGAGTGGGTTGATGCGCAAAGTGATGCGCCGCTGGGTTATGTGGGCGATGGCTCGGCATTGGTATTTTCGTTTTCGCTGTTGAAGAGCAGCTATTTAAATATTGTCGATGCAGGTATTGCAGGCGATATGTTTTCTGTGGTGATTAACGGTAAAAAATTCGCTACCTCCAGTGTTGCCGCTGACTCTAGCAATTTTGCGGGTATAGATGCGGATTACGCCTGGTCGCTCGCGGAGTTTAGTCGCTTGCGCCTGCAGCTTGAACCCGGCACTTACACGGTGAGCGGATTTTTACAGCAATCCGCACAGGATGAAATGGGGCTGCCATACATGGCCACTGTCGGCGCATTGCAAATCGTTGAGGCCGATGAGCCAGGTGCAATTCTGTTAATAGGGTTTGGTTTATTGGCATTCGGACTGCGTCGTCAATATGCGTTGCGCGCAACTAACAATCCGGGAGTTTCACTATGA